Proteins encoded in a region of the Mycobacterium branderi genome:
- a CDS encoding fumarate reductase/succinate dehydrogenase flavoprotein subunit — protein sequence MVEVERHSYDVVVIGAGGAGLRAVIEARERGLKVAVVCKSLFGKAHTVMAEGGCAASMGNANPKDNWQVHFRDTMRGGKFLNNWRMAELHAKEAPDRVWELETYGALFDRTKDGKISQRNFGGHTYARLAHVGDRTGLELIRTMQQKIVSLQQEDYAELGDYEARIKVFAECTITELLKDGDAIAGAFGYWRESGRFVLFEAPAVVMATGGIGKSFKVTSNSWEYTGDGHALALRAGATLINMEFVQFHPTGMVWPPSVKGILVTEGVRGDGGVLKNSEGKRFMFDYIPPVFKGQYAETEQEADQWLKDNDSARRTPDLLPRDEVARAINSEVKAGRGSAHGGVYLDIASRLTPAEIKRRLPSMYHQFMELAGVDITKEPMEVGPTCHYVMGGIEVDPDTGAATVPGLFAAGECSGGMHGSNRLGGNSLSDLLVFGRRAGLGAADYVRALRSRPSVSQESVDAAAKLALAPFEGPKDGGPAENPYKLQIDLQDTMNDLVGIIRKADEISEALSRLEELRTRFTRMQVEGNRQYNPGWNLAIDLRNMLMVSECVARAALERTESRGGHTRDDHPAMEANWRNTLLVCRAEGDDATLPHISVTREEQVPMRPDLLELFEISELEKYYTDEELAEHPGRRS from the coding sequence ATGGTTGAGGTCGAACGGCACTCCTACGACGTAGTCGTCATCGGTGCCGGCGGCGCAGGGCTGCGTGCGGTCATCGAGGCCCGCGAACGGGGCCTGAAGGTCGCCGTGGTGTGCAAATCCCTTTTCGGCAAGGCACATACGGTTATGGCCGAGGGCGGCTGCGCGGCGTCGATGGGCAACGCCAACCCGAAAGACAACTGGCAGGTGCATTTCCGCGACACCATGCGTGGCGGGAAGTTCCTGAACAACTGGCGGATGGCCGAGCTGCACGCCAAGGAGGCCCCGGACCGGGTCTGGGAACTGGAGACCTACGGCGCCCTGTTCGACCGCACCAAGGACGGCAAGATCAGCCAGCGCAACTTCGGTGGCCACACCTACGCGCGGCTTGCCCATGTCGGCGACCGCACCGGACTCGAGCTGATCCGCACCATGCAGCAGAAGATCGTGTCGCTGCAGCAAGAGGACTACGCCGAACTCGGCGACTACGAGGCGCGGATCAAGGTGTTCGCGGAGTGCACGATCACCGAGCTCCTCAAAGACGGGGACGCCATCGCCGGTGCGTTCGGGTACTGGCGCGAGTCCGGCCGGTTCGTCTTGTTCGAAGCGCCGGCAGTGGTGATGGCCACCGGCGGGATCGGCAAGTCGTTCAAGGTGACGTCGAACTCCTGGGAGTACACCGGCGACGGGCACGCGCTGGCGCTGCGGGCCGGCGCGACGCTGATCAACATGGAGTTCGTCCAGTTCCACCCGACCGGCATGGTCTGGCCACCCAGCGTGAAGGGGATCCTGGTCACCGAGGGTGTACGCGGAGACGGCGGAGTGCTCAAGAACTCCGAGGGCAAGCGGTTCATGTTCGACTACATCCCGCCGGTGTTCAAGGGCCAGTACGCCGAAACCGAACAAGAGGCCGACCAGTGGCTCAAGGACAACGACTCGGCCCGCCGCACCCCTGACCTGCTGCCCCGCGACGAGGTGGCCCGGGCGATCAACTCCGAGGTCAAAGCGGGCCGCGGCAGCGCGCACGGCGGGGTCTACCTCGACATCGCCTCCCGGCTGACGCCCGCGGAGATCAAACGGCGGCTGCCGTCGATGTATCACCAGTTCATGGAACTGGCCGGGGTCGACATCACCAAGGAGCCGATGGAAGTAGGGCCCACCTGCCACTACGTCATGGGCGGCATCGAGGTCGACCCCGACACCGGCGCGGCGACGGTCCCCGGGCTGTTCGCCGCCGGCGAGTGCTCCGGCGGGATGCACGGCTCCAACCGGCTGGGCGGCAACTCGCTGTCGGACCTGCTGGTGTTCGGCCGGCGCGCCGGCCTGGGCGCCGCCGACTATGTCCGCGCGCTGCGCAGCCGTCCGTCCGTCTCCCAAGAGTCCGTCGACGCCGCCGCCAAGCTGGCCCTGGCGCCGTTCGAAGGGCCGAAAGACGGTGGGCCGGCGGAAAATCCGTACAAGCTGCAGATCGACCTGCAGGACACGATGAACGATCTGGTCGGGATCATCCGCAAGGCCGACGAGATCTCCGAGGCGCTGTCGCGGCTGGAGGAGTTGCGCACCCGGTTCACCAGGATGCAGGTGGAGGGCAATCGCCAGTACAACCCCGGCTGGAACCTGGCCATCGACCTGCGCAACATGCTGATGGTCAGCGAGTGCGTGGCCCGCGCAGCCCTGGAACGCACCGAGAGCCGCGGTGGGCACACCCGCGACGACCATCCCGCCATGGAGGCCAACTGGCGCAACACGTTGCTGGTCTGCCGGGCCGAGGGGGACGACGCGACGCTGCCCCACATCAGCGTCACCCGCGAGGAGCAGGTCCCGATGCGGCCCGACCTGCTGGAGCTCTTCGAGATCTCCGAGTTGGAGAAGTACTACACCGACGAAGAGCTGGCCGAGCACCCAGGACGGAGAAGCTAG
- a CDS encoding succinate dehydrogenase/fumarate reductase iron-sulfur subunit codes for MAYNASMRVWRGDDDGGALQDFTVEVNEGEVVLDVIHRLQQTQTPDLAVRWNCKAGKCGSCSAEINGRPRLMCMTRMSTFAEDEVVTVTPLRTFPVIRDLVTDVSFNYEKAREIPSFAPPKELQPGEYRMAQVDVQRSQEFRKCIECFLCQNVCHVVRDHEENKKAFAGPRFLMRIAELEMHPLDTLDRRNQAQEEHGLGYCNITKCCTEVCPENIKITDNALIPMKERVADRKYDPVVWLGNKLFRR; via the coding sequence ATGGCATACAACGCGAGCATGCGGGTGTGGCGCGGCGACGACGACGGCGGCGCGCTGCAGGACTTCACCGTCGAGGTCAACGAGGGCGAGGTGGTGCTCGACGTCATCCACCGGCTGCAACAGACCCAAACGCCCGACCTGGCGGTGCGGTGGAACTGCAAGGCCGGCAAGTGCGGGTCGTGCTCGGCGGAGATCAACGGCCGGCCCCGGTTGATGTGCATGACGCGGATGTCGACGTTCGCCGAGGACGAGGTCGTCACCGTGACGCCGCTGCGGACGTTCCCGGTGATCCGCGACCTGGTCACCGACGTGTCGTTCAACTACGAAAAGGCGCGCGAAATCCCGTCGTTCGCTCCGCCCAAGGAGTTGCAGCCCGGCGAATACCGAATGGCGCAGGTCGACGTGCAGCGCTCGCAGGAATTCCGCAAATGCATCGAATGCTTCCTGTGCCAAAACGTCTGCCACGTTGTCCGCGATCACGAGGAGAACAAGAAGGCGTTCGCCGGACCGCGCTTCTTGATGCGGATCGCCGAGCTGGAGATGCATCCGCTGGACACCTTGGACCGGCGCAACCAGGCGCAGGAGGAACACGGCCTGGGCTATTGCAACATCACCAAGTGCTGCACCGAGGTCTGCCCGGAAAACATCAAGATCACCGACAACGCGCTGATCCCGATGAAGGAGCGCGTCGCGGACCGCAAATACGACCCGGTGGTGTGGCTGGGCAACAAGCTGTTCCGGCGCTGA
- a CDS encoding flavin reductase family protein, translating into MNSPDKLTPSSLREAFGHFPTGVIAIAAEINGVREGLAASTFVPVSLDPPLVSFCVQNTSTTWPKLKDAPALGISVLGEAHDEAVRTLAAKTGDRFAGLETVSYRSGAVFIKGTSVWLESSVDQLVPAGDHTIVVLQVSDVRVDPNVAPIVFHRSVFRRLGA; encoded by the coding sequence GTGAACTCACCCGACAAGCTGACACCGTCGTCACTGCGTGAAGCCTTCGGCCACTTCCCGACCGGCGTGATCGCCATCGCCGCCGAAATCAACGGCGTACGTGAAGGGCTGGCCGCCAGCACGTTCGTTCCGGTTTCGCTGGATCCGCCGCTGGTGTCGTTCTGCGTGCAGAACACGTCGACGACGTGGCCGAAGCTCAAAGATGCACCGGCACTGGGCATCAGCGTGCTCGGGGAGGCGCACGACGAGGCGGTTCGCACCCTGGCGGCCAAAACAGGGGACCGGTTCGCCGGCTTGGAAACGGTGTCCTACCGCAGCGGCGCCGTCTTCATCAAGGGCACCAGCGTGTGGCTGGAAAGCAGTGTGGACCAGTTGGTGCCGGCGGGGGACCACACCATCGTCGTGCTACAGGTCAGCGATGTCCGCGTTGACCCGAACGTGGCGCCCATCGTGTTTCACCGCAGCGTTTTCCGCCGCCTCGGTGCCTGA
- a CDS encoding isopenicillin N synthase family dioxygenase, with amino-acid sequence MRPVSTVTGLPVVDLRDHPDALRRRLREVAHEVGFFYLTGHGVPAPLTRAVLEAARRLFALPQADKDAIAMVRSPHFRGYTRLGGELTGGQVDWREQIDIGPQRPPIGGAGQPDYMWLQGPNQWPAGLPELPGLVDSWDAALSRVARTLLRHWAAALGSPPDVFDAAFAETPATLIKIVRYPAGAPTSQGVGAHRDAGVLTLLLAEPGSQGLQVRGRHGGWVDVPAREGAFVVNIGELLELATGGYLRATEHRVNLREAADRISVPYFFNPRLDAQLPVLSLPPDLAARGGMRPDPSDPIFAVYGRNAWKSRLRAHPDVAEAHGYSVGS; translated from the coding sequence GTGCGACCTGTGTCAACGGTCACTGGGCTACCTGTCGTCGACCTGCGCGACCATCCCGATGCGTTGCGGCGGCGGCTGCGCGAGGTGGCGCACGAGGTCGGATTCTTCTATCTCACCGGACACGGGGTGCCCGCGCCGCTGACCCGGGCGGTGCTGGAGGCGGCGCGCCGGCTGTTCGCGCTGCCGCAGGCCGACAAGGACGCCATCGCGATGGTGCGCAGTCCACATTTCCGCGGCTACACCCGGCTGGGTGGCGAGCTGACCGGTGGCCAGGTGGACTGGCGCGAGCAGATCGACATCGGGCCGCAGCGCCCGCCCATCGGCGGCGCCGGCCAGCCCGATTACATGTGGTTGCAAGGCCCCAACCAATGGCCGGCCGGTCTGCCCGAGCTGCCCGGACTCGTCGACTCGTGGGACGCCGCGCTTTCCCGGGTGGCCCGCACCCTGCTGCGGCACTGGGCGGCCGCACTGGGCAGTCCGCCCGACGTCTTCGACGCGGCCTTCGCCGAGACGCCGGCCACGCTGATCAAGATCGTCCGGTATCCGGCGGGCGCGCCCACCTCGCAGGGCGTGGGGGCGCACCGAGACGCCGGGGTTCTCACGCTGCTGTTGGCCGAGCCCGGTAGCCAGGGGCTGCAGGTGCGCGGCCGGCACGGCGGCTGGGTCGACGTCCCCGCGCGCGAGGGCGCGTTCGTCGTCAACATCGGCGAGCTGCTGGAGCTCGCGACCGGCGGATATCTGCGCGCCACCGAACACCGGGTGAACCTGCGCGAGGCCGCGGACCGGATCTCGGTGCCGTACTTTTTCAACCCGCGGCTGGACGCGCAGCTGCCCGTCTTGTCGTTGCCGCCGGACCTGGCGGCGCGGGGCGGCATGCGCCCGGACCCGTCGGACCCGATTTTCGCGGTTTACGGGCGTAATGCCTGGAAGAGCAGGCTGCGCGCGCACCCCGACGTCGCCGAGGCGCACGGTTACTCGGTAGGGTCATGA
- a CDS encoding acyl-CoA dehydrogenase translates to MSHYKSNVRDQVFNLFEVFGVDKAFGEGSFSDLDVDTAREMLGEISRLAEGPVAESFVEGDRNPPTFDPETHAVTLPESFKQSVRAVLDGGWDKVGIDEALGGMPAPRALVWALHEHLLGANPAVWMYGGGAGFANILYHLGTEEQKKWAVLAAERGWGSTMVLTEPDAGSDVGAARTKAVQQDDGSWHIDGVKRFITSADSGDLFENIFHLVLARPEGAGPGTKGLSLFFVPKFHFDPETGELGERNGVFVTNVEHKMGLKVSATCELSFGQHGVPAKGWLVGEVHNGIAQMFEVIEQARMMVGTKAIATLSTGYLNALDYAKERVQGADMTQMTDKTAPRVTITHHPDVRRSLMTQKAYAEGLRALYLYTATYQDAEVAKAVHGVDAELAVKVNDLMLPVVKGVGSEQAYAKLTESLQTLGGSGFLQDYPIEQYIRDSKIDSLYEGTTAIQAQDFFFRKIVRDKGVALAHVSSQIEEFVKNESGNGRLKAERALLATALADVQAMAASLTGYLMAAQEDISSVYKVGLGSVRFLMAVGDLVIGWLLQRQAAVAVEALDAGASDADRAFYEGKIAVASFFAKNFLPLLTSTRTVLENLDNDVMELDEAAF, encoded by the coding sequence GTGAGCCACTACAAGAGCAATGTCCGCGACCAGGTATTCAACCTTTTCGAGGTCTTCGGCGTGGACAAGGCATTCGGGGAGGGCAGCTTCAGCGATCTCGACGTCGACACGGCGCGGGAGATGCTGGGCGAGATCAGCCGACTGGCCGAGGGCCCGGTTGCCGAGTCGTTCGTTGAGGGTGACCGCAACCCGCCGACCTTCGACCCGGAGACGCACGCGGTGACGCTGCCCGAGTCCTTCAAGCAATCCGTCCGCGCGGTTCTCGACGGCGGTTGGGACAAGGTGGGCATCGACGAGGCTCTCGGTGGCATGCCCGCGCCCCGGGCGTTGGTGTGGGCGCTGCACGAGCACCTCCTGGGCGCCAACCCGGCGGTGTGGATGTACGGCGGCGGCGCAGGCTTCGCCAACATCCTCTACCACCTGGGTACCGAGGAGCAGAAGAAGTGGGCCGTGCTGGCCGCCGAGCGTGGTTGGGGTTCGACGATGGTGCTCACCGAGCCGGACGCCGGCTCGGATGTGGGTGCCGCCCGCACCAAGGCCGTCCAGCAGGACGACGGCTCCTGGCACATCGACGGTGTCAAGCGGTTCATCACCTCCGCGGACTCCGGCGACCTGTTCGAAAACATCTTCCACCTGGTGCTGGCGCGCCCGGAGGGGGCCGGCCCCGGCACCAAGGGCCTGTCCCTGTTCTTCGTGCCGAAGTTCCACTTCGACCCCGAGACGGGCGAGCTGGGCGAGCGCAACGGTGTGTTCGTGACCAACGTCGAGCACAAGATGGGCCTGAAGGTCTCCGCCACCTGTGAGCTGTCCTTCGGTCAGCACGGCGTACCGGCCAAGGGCTGGCTGGTCGGCGAGGTGCACAACGGCATCGCGCAGATGTTCGAAGTCATCGAGCAGGCCCGAATGATGGTCGGCACCAAGGCAATCGCCACGCTGTCCACCGGCTACCTCAACGCGCTGGACTACGCCAAGGAGCGCGTGCAGGGCGCCGACATGACGCAGATGACCGACAAGACCGCGCCGCGGGTGACCATCACTCACCACCCCGACGTGCGCCGGTCGCTGATGACCCAGAAGGCTTACGCCGAGGGTTTGCGGGCGCTGTACCTCTACACCGCGACCTACCAGGACGCCGAGGTCGCCAAGGCGGTGCACGGTGTGGACGCCGAGCTGGCGGTCAAGGTCAACGACCTGATGCTGCCGGTGGTCAAGGGTGTGGGCTCCGAGCAGGCCTACGCCAAGCTCACCGAAAGCCTACAGACACTCGGTGGATCGGGCTTTTTGCAGGACTACCCGATTGAGCAGTACATCCGTGACTCGAAGATCGACTCGCTGTATGAGGGCACTACGGCCATCCAGGCGCAGGACTTCTTCTTCCGCAAGATCGTCCGCGACAAGGGTGTGGCGCTGGCCCACGTGTCGAGCCAGATCGAGGAGTTCGTCAAGAACGAGTCCGGCAACGGCCGGCTGAAGGCCGAGCGGGCCCTGCTGGCCACCGCCCTGGCCGACGTGCAGGCGATGGCGGCGTCGCTGACCGGCTACCTGATGGCGGCCCAGGAGGACATCTCCAGCGTCTACAAGGTGGGCCTGGGTTCGGTGCGCTTCCTGATGGCCGTCGGCGACCTGGTGATCGGCTGGCTGCTGCAGCGTCAGGCCGCCGTGGCGGTCGAGGCGCTGGACGCTGGCGCCAGCGACGCCGACCGGGCGTTCTACGAGGGCAAGATCGCGGTTGCGTCGTTCTTCGCGAAGAACTTCCTGCCGCTGCTGACCAGCACCCGCACGGTTCTGGAGAACCTCGACAACGACGTCATGGAGCTTGACGAGGCAGCCTTCTAA